The genome window CAGATGAGTGTCCTATATCAAATTTGTCGGAGGCGATGCAAGCGATTGATCCGTCAGTCGGCAGTGGGCAGTCGGCAGTCGGCAGTCGGCAGTGGGCAGTGGGTAGGGGGTAGGGGGTAGGGGGTAGGGGCGACCGGCCGGTCGCCCAGTGGAAGCCCCGGTTTTCCCCCGACGCCGTCACCCCGGCGAAAGCCGGGGTCCAGAACCGGTAAATGCACCGCAATCACCGAACTGGATTCCGGTTATTCCCGGAATGACGGCCCGAGGCTTCTGTTGGAATGGCGCTCAGATTTTCATCCGCGGGCGCGGTAACACCCGCCATGGCGATCCTGGGGAAGTCGCCCCTTCGACTTCCATTCATCGGGGTGAAACCGGGGTTATCGTTGTCGTTGTCGTTGTCGTAATCGTCATCGAAATTCCTTGTACCCATCACCCCGCCACCCCTGGTTCTTGCCCTTTCCGAAGAGAGCGGCTAACGCTGCACCCCGGCGGTATCGAAAGAAACGGAAACTTATTGACACTGGAAGGCCTCTACCATAGCATAAACGATTTTAATTGGATGGTACGATGCGATGGTTCTGCATGGCAGCGCCATCGGTGATTTCAACACACTCCTCATCTGTCGTAAGGGTTGGGCGGCTTATGATTCAATCGATTCGAGGGTTTCGGGACATTCTTCCGGGAGAGGTCGAACGCTGGCAGCACATCGAGGCGACGGCAAGCACGCTGCTGCAATCGTTCGGTTTCCGGGAAATCCGAATCCCGGTTCTGGAGAAAACCGAGCTTTTCTGCCGCAGCATCGGCGAGCAGACGGATATCGTGGAAAAGGAGATGTACACCTTCCCGGATCGCAAAGGGGATATGCTGACCCTGCGGCCGGAAGCGACGGCATCCGTCGTCCGGGCTTACATCCAGCACAAGCTGTTTGCGGCAAACCCGGTGCAGAAGCTTTACACCATCGGCCCGATGTTCCGGAGGGAAAGGCCGCAGAAAGGACGCTACCGCCAGTTTTACCAGATCAATGCCGAGGTCTTCGGGGTCAGCTCGCCCCTGATGGATGCCCAGATCATTTTCATGCTGGCGACCTTGCTGGGCAGACTCGGCATTCGCGATTGCACGGTTCATTTGAATTCCCTGGGTTGCCCCGCCTGCAGGCCGGGTTTCAAGGCGGCATTGGCCGGGCTGCTTACCCGGCATACCGGAGAGCTCTGCGAGGATTGCAGGCGGAGAGCCGAGCGCAATCCGCTCCGCGTGCTCGACTGCAAAGTGCCGGGATGCCGGCAGGCACTGGCCGACGCCCCGTCGATGGTCGATCATCTATGCGATGCATGCAAAGAACATTTTGCATCCGTGCAAAACCATCTGGAAACACTCGGTGTCCCGTATATTCTCGACAACCGGCTGGTCCGCGGCCTCGATTATTACACGCGAACGACCTTCGAAATCCAGACCGGCCTTCTGGGCGCGCAGAGCGCTGTCACCGGCGGCGGCCGCTACGACGGCTTGGTTCAGGCCCTGGGAGGCCCCGAAATTCCGGGCATCGGATTTGCCATCGGGCTGGACAGGCTGGTGGAGCTTCATGCCCTGGTCCAGGAAGTCTCCGGCGTCCATCCGAAGGTTTTCTTCTGCGCGCTCGGCAATGCAGCGCAGCGCATGGCCTCCGAATGGATCTGCCGGCTGGCGGCCGAAGGCATCGAAGCTGAGATGGATCTTTCGGACAAGAGCCTCAAGAACCAGATGAAACAGGCCGATCGCAGCCTGGCGCCGCTGGTCGTCATGATCGGCGAGAACGAATTGGCAGAAGGCCAGGCCGTCATTCGGGATATGGCCAGCAGGGAGCAGCACAAGGCGCCGATTGCCGGCCTTCTGGATGTTCTGCGCAACACAGGCAAATAGCACAAACATCGATCCGGTATTCTGTCAAATACGAACACGGGATCACACAAACTGGAATCTCTCAGGCCGGGTCTCCCGATCCGGCCTGCCATACATTTTCACTTCAACACAAGAGGATTGACAGACGTGGAAAGTTTCACACCCGATATCATGGGAGACATGCGGCGCACCCACCATTGCAATGCCCTGGGCCTTGCCGATGTGGGGCGGGAAGTCGTATTGATGGGCTGGGTACAGCGCAGGCGGGATCACGGCGGCGTCATTTTCATCGATTTGCGGGATCGGGAAGGCATCACCCAGGTCGTTTTCAACCCGGAAATCAGCGCCAGTGTTCATGAAAAAGCCCATGAAATTCGCAGCGAGTACGTTCTGGGTGTGGCCGGGCAGGTGAGCCGGCGGCCCGAAGGCATGGAAAACCCCAATCTCCGGACCGGCGGGA of Desulfatirhabdium butyrativorans DSM 18734 contains these proteins:
- the hisS gene encoding histidine--tRNA ligase, translated to MIQSIRGFRDILPGEVERWQHIEATASTLLQSFGFREIRIPVLEKTELFCRSIGEQTDIVEKEMYTFPDRKGDMLTLRPEATASVVRAYIQHKLFAANPVQKLYTIGPMFRRERPQKGRYRQFYQINAEVFGVSSPLMDAQIIFMLATLLGRLGIRDCTVHLNSLGCPACRPGFKAALAGLLTRHTGELCEDCRRRAERNPLRVLDCKVPGCRQALADAPSMVDHLCDACKEHFASVQNHLETLGVPYILDNRLVRGLDYYTRTTFEIQTGLLGAQSAVTGGGRYDGLVQALGGPEIPGIGFAIGLDRLVELHALVQEVSGVHPKVFFCALGNAAQRMASEWICRLAAEGIEAEMDLSDKSLKNQMKQADRSLAPLVVMIGENELAEGQAVIRDMASREQHKAPIAGLLDVLRNTGK